The segment TTACCGCTTTTTGTATTTGCCATCGAAACAATCAATATAAGGCATTACGACCTCGTTATAACAAGTTCTCATTCGGTAGCAAAGAATGTGCTAACATTTCCCCACCAGTTTCATATATGTTATTGTCATACCCCCATGCGATATGCGTGGGACTTGTATTTCGAGTACATGGAGAATATGGGTTACAAAAAATTTATTTTTGCTCCATTGATGAATTATATCCGTTTATGGGATAAGGCAGGCTCCGAAAGGGTTGACCTATTTGTTGCCAACTCCCAGCATACGCAGAAAAGAATCAAAAAGTTTTACGGTAGGGATGCCATTGTTCTCTATCCACCGGTTGAAGTAACGAATCTAACAAACAACACACAAAAAGAAGACTATTATGTTACTATAGCGCGCTTTGTTCCGTATAAGAGGGTTGATATAATTGTGAAGGCCTTTAACAGGATGACTGATAAAAAACTCATTGTCATAGGCGAGGGGCCTGAGGGGAAACGGCTTAGAAGGATAGCAGGGGAAAATATTGTCTTTACAGGGTATCTTGATAGGAGTAAGTTGATGGAGGTCCTTGCTAAGGCGAAGGGTTTTGTCTTTGCAGCGGAAGAGGATTTTGGCATAGCCCCTGTGGAAGCTCAGGCATGTGGCATTCCGGTAATTGCGTTTGGGAGGGGAGGGGTGTTAGAGACAGTAATAGATGGTAAAACCGGTCTCTTCTTTTATGAGCAGACAGAGGAAGCCATCATAGATGCCATCGAAAAGGTCGAAAAAGAGACATTTGATACGGAGTATATAAAAAGACATGCGAAACAGTTTTCTAAGGACATGTTTATTGAAGGATTCAAAGAAATCTTAGACAAGTACACTGGATTACATTGACACACCAGAGAACGTTTCAAAACATTCTTGTTCTGTGTAGTGACATCCTCGCATTCTATGTATCAATAATTTGTGCATTCTATACCAGAGCATTGCTTAAAGGGTGTTTTTCCCTTGTCCCACTGGGTCATGGGCTTTCTTTATATTTAAGTAAATGGTGGGTCATTGCGGTAGTAATGATTCTAATAGCTTATTATGGTGGTTACGGCATCACGATCAACTTCTGGGATGATTTTTTAGTATTG is part of the Pseudomonadota bacterium genome and harbors:
- a CDS encoding glycosyltransferase; amino-acid sequence: MKSVIIHDKITEFAGSEMVLESIHQIIPSPIHTLFCDTKALKGTQLEHATIYTTFLQTIPHVLKVFRNLLPLFVFAIETINIRHYDLVITSSHSVAKNVLTFPHQFHICYCHTPMRYAWDLYFEYMENMGYKKFIFAPLMNYIRLWDKAGSERVDLFVANSQHTQKRIKKFYGRDAIVLYPPVEVTNLTNNTQKEDYYVTIARFVPYKRVDIIVKAFNRMTDKKLIVIGEGPEGKRLRRIAGENIVFTGYLDRSKLMEVLAKAKGFVFAAEEDFGIAPVEAQACGIPVIAFGRGGVLETVIDGKTGLFFYEQTEEAIIDAIEKVEKETFDTEYIKRHAKQFSKDMFIEGFKEILDKYTGLH